CGCGCGAGCGGCAGGAGGGCGTGGTCGTCGTCAACGGCACCCGCGGTGACGCGCTCGTCGACCCACGGTTCAGCCCGGAGCGCACCTGGGAGCAGGTGCGCTCCGAGCTGGAGGGGTCGGGTCTGGACTTCGAGCTGCGTCAGCCGATGGGGCCCGACGTCGCCGACCTGGTGCTCGAGACGGCCGAGGAGGTCGGGGCGTCGATGATCGTCGTCGGCCTGCGCCGGCGTACGCCCGTGGGCAAGCTGATCCTCGGGTCCACCTCGCAGCGGATCTTGCTCGACGCCGGCTGCCCGGTGCTCGCGGTCAAGGCCGACCCGGCGGTCACTTCTCCCAGGTGAGCGTCACCCGGCGGTTCTTGGCGCG
This Barrientosiimonas humi DNA region includes the following protein-coding sequences:
- a CDS encoding universal stress protein encodes the protein MTILVAYAPDPSGEAALTAGIEQARERQEGVVVVNGTRGDALVDPRFSPERTWEQVRSELEGSGLDFELRQPMGPDVADLVLETAEEVGASMIVVGLRRRTPVGKLILGSTSQRILLDAGCPVLAVKADPAVTSPR